CACCTGCGCGGACGCGACGTACAACCTCGACCCCGACGACCCCGAGGAGCGCTGCTGGCACGCCATCGCGGCCGACGTGGCCGACGCGATCGGCGCCGTCGACCGCCACGACATGTGGTACTCCGAGGTCCGCGAGTTCCTGTGACGCTGGCGCGGTGCCCGGCCGCTCTCGGCGCCGCGCTCGCCGGCCCTCTCGGCGCCGCGACCGCCGACCGTTCTCGACGCCGCGTCTTCCCATCGAAGCTGCCGCCGCTCGGCCGCGTGAAGCGGTCGTTTTCGCGACGCTCGGTCTGAGAGTCGAAAACGTTTACAACGGCGGCCGGTCTCCCCTACGGTATGGCGGACTGTCCACTCGCCGACGACTGCCCCAGCTTCGACGAACGGATCCAGGGCATGGGGTGTCAACACTACGGCAACAAAGGCGGCGCGGAGTGGTGTAACCACTACGACATGCCGATATACGAGCTGAAACAGCAGCCGGTCCAGCCCGGCGAGGCGGTCGTCGTCGAGGTCGACGACATCCACGAGAGCGGCGCCGGCGTCGGGCGCACCGACGACGGCTTCATCGTCCTCGTCGACGGCGTCTTACCCCCGGCCCGCGCCGAGGTCAAGATCCACCGGGTGAAATCCAGCCACGCGACGGCGCAGGAAGTGATCGAGCGCCTCCCCGACGACCCGGACGAGGAGGAGACCGACGGCGACGTCGGAGACGCCGACGAGGGCGAGGACGCGGCCGACGAGCGGAGCCGCCGCGACCGCCCGGACCGCGAACGGCTCGGCAGCCGCGAGAACTTCTGGGGCAAGTGACGGCCTCCCGGGGCGGCCCCGCCCCACGGACAGTCCGGACGCCGTCGATTTCCGCGCGGCTCGACCGCGCGCGAAACCGCCGTTTTTTGACCGACCGGCCCGTCGGTGCCCACATGGTGGCAGACGACGAGCGGCCGGACCCGGCGGGCGTCGACGCCGACTCAATCTTAGAGCGAGGCGGCTTCGACGCCGACGAGAGCGTGCTCACTCGTCGGCAGGCCGAGGTGCTGGCGCTTCGCGAGCGCGGGCTCCGGCAGTCGGACATCGCGGACCGGCTCGGCACCTCCCGGGCGAACGTCTCAAGCGTCGAGGCGAGCGCCCGCGACAACGTCGAGCGCGCCCGCGAGACGGTCGCGTTCGCGGAGGCCCTGTCGGCGCCGGTCCGCGTCGAGATCGAGGCCGGGACCGACCTCTACGACGCGCCGAAGCGCGTGTACGACGCCTGCGACGAGGCCGGCGTGAAGGTGAACCAGACGGCGCCCGAACTGATGCGGGCGATAGGCGACCGCGCGGGCGACGCGGTCCGCGGCCGCGAGGTCCGCCACCGACTGTTCGTCACGGTCGCGGCGGACGGCCAGATCCGGGTCCGACGGCCGTAACCCCGACTTCCGGTCGCTTCTCTCCGCGCTTACTCCCCGTCGATCCGCTCAGCGACGCCGACGAGCGTCGCGCCTCCGGTGACGGTCGCCTCGCGCGCGACCGAGTACGCGATCCCGTCGCGGTCGGCGTGCGCGACTTGGAGGGTCTCGAACGTCGTCGGGTCGAACACCTCCCCGACCCGCGCCCCGTCCGCCACCCGGTCGCCGACGGCGAGGTCGGGTTCGGGAACGAACAGCCCCGAGTCCTCGGCTATCACCCGCCCGAGGTGGTTGCGCGCCACCGTCCCGTCCCACGGCTCGGGGTGGCCGTCGAGCAGCCCCTCGTGGCGAAGCACGCCGACCATTCCCCGGACGCCCGTCTCGACCGCCTCGGGGACGACCTCCTTGCTGTGGGCGAGTTCGGGCGTGACCGTCGGGATCCCCTCGCGCGTGGCGGCGACCCGGAGCTTCCCCGCGAATCCCCGCTCGTCCCACTCGGTGTCCGCGTCATCGCCGGCGGCCTCCGCGAGCAGGAGGTCGGTGCCGAACGCCTCCGCGAGCCCGCGGCAGGCGTCGTCGCCGCGCATGTACACCGTATGCGTCGCCATCGACGGCGACCCGGTGTGGAGGTCGACGATCGCGTCCGCCGCGCCCGCGAACCCCCAGAGCCGGGCCGCCATCCGCTCGTGGAGCGACCCCTCGTCGTCGCCGGGCCAACAGCGGTTCATGTTCGGCTGCCGCGAGTCGAGCGACTCCGGCGTCGTGTACGAGACGCGGTCGAAGGTGAGCGGGTCGGCCACGGGGACCGTCACGAGCGTCCCGGCGAGGTCGGCGGCCGACGGTCCGCTCGCGGCGTCCGATCCGTTGCCGACGAGCCGGTCGTGGAGCCGTCGGAGGACCGCGGCGCCGTTCACCTCGCGCCCGTGCTGGGCCGCCTGCGCGTACACCACGGGCGCGTCTCCCGGCGCGTCGAGTTCGGGACCGTCGTCGCCGTCGACGAGTTCGCCCTCGCCGTACGCGTGGACGGTCGTCCGGACCGGCACGCCCGAGGGGAGCCGCGCGAGGGTGAGGGTACGACTGGTGTGCATGCGTCCGGCTCGGGACGGCTCGGGGTTATACCTCCGGGGTGCGGTCGCGGCGACCCCGCGTCGCCGCCCGGTACCTTGTCCGCCGCGACCGCGGACGCTAAGGCCGTGGCCCGCGCACCGCGATCCATGCGGGTCACCCTCCTCGGGACGGGCGACACGACGGGGACGCCGACCGTCGGCTGCGACTGCGACACCTGCGAACGGGCCCGCGAGCGCGGGGTGTCGCGGTCGCGCTTCTCCGTCCACGTCGCCAACGAGCGCACCGGCGAGTCGCTCCTCGTCGACTTCAGCCCCGACTTCAGACAGCAGTTCCTCGCCGCCGACGTTCCCCTCCCGGACGCCGGGCTGGTGACGCACATCCACTTCGACCACCTCGACGGGCTGGGGAACGTCTACCGCCTCGTCGACGGGCTCCCCGTCCACGCTCCCTCGGAGACCGACCCGGCGACCGACGAGAGCGTCGCGGAGACGATCCGCGACAAGTACGACTACCTCGAAGACCGGATCGGCGTCCACGCCCGCGACCCCTTCGAGCCGTTCGAGACCTGCGGGTTCGAGGTCCGGTTCGTCCCGGTCGACCACCCGCCGCTCCGCTGTTACGGCGTCGTGATCGAACAGCCCGAGACCGGGGCGAAGCTCTCGCTCACCGGCGACACCAGCTACGACGTCCCCGAGGCCTCTCGCGAGGCGCTCGCGGACTCGGACCTCCTGCTCGCCGACGCAATCGTCCCCGCGTCGCTCTGCGAGCACCACCCGATCGGGGGACGCCACGAGGGCCCCGACGGCGTCCCGCGGACGTTCGGCACGAAGCACATGACCCGGGAAGGGGCGCTCGCGCTCGCGGACGACCTCGACGCCGACCGGACGCGGCTCGTCCACCTCGCGCACTTCTACCCCGCCGACGAGGCGTTCGAAGAGCCGCTGGCGGTCGACGGTGAGGTCTACGAGCTGTAGCGGGGCGGACTCCCCTCGCGAACTGTAGCCTTTTGTCTCGGTAGCACGTACCACGCGTGAATGGCCGCGACGGACCGACTCCGGACCGCGCTCGACCGGCTGGAGCCGCCGCCGCGCGCGGTGGACTGGTCGCTGTTCGCGTTCGTCGCCGCCGAGGCGGCCACCGGGCTGGTCTCCTTTACCGTCGGCGTCCCCGAGGGGTGGCCGCTGTTCTGGCTCCACCGCGCGCTCGGCGTCGGGGTCGTCGTGCTGCTCGCGTGGAAGCTCTCCCGGGTCCGCCGCCGGCTCACCGACCCGACCCTGTGGCGACGGTCGACCGCGCTCTCCGTCCTGACGCTGGTCGCCGCCGTCGGCGCGCTCGCGACCGGCGTCGCGTGGGTGTTCGGTCTCGACGTGCGGCTCTCGTACTGGACCCTGCTGTCCGTCCACGTCGGCTTCGGCCTCGCCCTCGTCCCGCTCGTCGCCGCGCACGCGGCGACCCGCTTCCGGCTCCCGCGCCGCGTCGACTTCGAGCGCCGGCGGACCGCCGTCCGCTACTTCGCGCTGCTGGCGGCCGGCGGCGCGACCTACCGGCTCCAGCAGGGGGTCAACGACGCGCTCGACACCGCCGGCGCCGACCGCCGGTTCACCGGCTCGCAGCCCCGCGAGGGCGCGGGCAACGGCGCCTTCCCGATAACCTCGTGGGTCGCGGACGACCCCGATCCGATCGACCGCGACGGCTACCGGTTGGCGGTCGAGGGGCTGGTGAGCGACCCCGTCGAACTGACCGCGGCGGACCTCGCGGCCGGCCACGAGACGGAGGCGCTGCTCGACTGTACGAGCGGCTGGTACACGGTTCAAGAGTGGAGCGGGGTCCGAGTCGGCGACCTGCTGGACGCGGCCGGCGGGCCGGAGGCGGCCGCCGGCGACGAGGAGGCGACCGACCGCGAGCCCG
The sequence above is a segment of the Halorubrum sp. 2020YC2 genome. Coding sequences within it:
- a CDS encoding succinylglutamate desuccinylase/aspartoacylase family protein, translated to MHTSRTLTLARLPSGVPVRTTVHAYGEGELVDGDDGPELDAPGDAPVVYAQAAQHGREVNGAAVLRRLHDRLVGNGSDAASGPSAADLAGTLVTVPVADPLTFDRVSYTTPESLDSRQPNMNRCWPGDDEGSLHERMAARLWGFAGAADAIVDLHTGSPSMATHTVYMRGDDACRGLAEAFGTDLLLAEAAGDDADTEWDERGFAGKLRVAATREGIPTVTPELAHSKEVVPEAVETGVRGMVGVLRHEGLLDGHPEPWDGTVARNHLGRVIAEDSGLFVPEPDLAVGDRVADGARVGEVFDPTTFETLQVAHADRDGIAYSVAREATVTGGATLVGVAERIDGE
- a CDS encoding Tfx family DNA-binding protein; the encoded protein is MVADDERPDPAGVDADSILERGGFDADESVLTRRQAEVLALRERGLRQSDIADRLGTSRANVSSVEASARDNVERARETVAFAEALSAPVRVEIEAGTDLYDAPKRVYDACDEAGVKVNQTAPELMRAIGDRAGDAVRGREVRHRLFVTVAADGQIRVRRP
- a CDS encoding TRAM domain-containing protein, which produces MADCPLADDCPSFDERIQGMGCQHYGNKGGAEWCNHYDMPIYELKQQPVQPGEAVVVEVDDIHESGAGVGRTDDGFIVLVDGVLPPARAEVKIHRVKSSHATAQEVIERLPDDPDEEETDGDVGDADEGEDAADERSRRDRPDRERLGSRENFWGK
- a CDS encoding molybdopterin-dependent oxidoreductase yields the protein MAATDRLRTALDRLEPPPRAVDWSLFAFVAAEAATGLVSFTVGVPEGWPLFWLHRALGVGVVVLLAWKLSRVRRRLTDPTLWRRSTALSVLTLVAAVGALATGVAWVFGLDVRLSYWTLLSVHVGFGLALVPLVAAHAATRFRLPRRVDFERRRTAVRYFALLAAGGATYRLQQGVNDALDTAGADRRFTGSQPREGAGNGAFPITSWVADDPDPIDRDGYRLAVEGLVSDPVELTAADLAAGHETEALLDCTSGWYTVQEWSGVRVGDLLDAAGGPEAAAGDEEATDREPAYVRFTSVTGYRWSLPLAEAEDALLATHVGGERLSHGHGAPARLVAPDRRGFQWVKWVTRVEVRSEYDLGQWVVTLVSGFD
- a CDS encoding MBL fold metallo-hydrolase, with product MRVTLLGTGDTTGTPTVGCDCDTCERARERGVSRSRFSVHVANERTGESLLVDFSPDFRQQFLAADVPLPDAGLVTHIHFDHLDGLGNVYRLVDGLPVHAPSETDPATDESVAETIRDKYDYLEDRIGVHARDPFEPFETCGFEVRFVPVDHPPLRCYGVVIEQPETGAKLSLTGDTSYDVPEASREALADSDLLLADAIVPASLCEHHPIGGRHEGPDGVPRTFGTKHMTREGALALADDLDADRTRLVHLAHFYPADEAFEEPLAVDGEVYEL